In a genomic window of Epinephelus fuscoguttatus linkage group LG23, E.fuscoguttatus.final_Chr_v1:
- the slc12a10.1 gene encoding solute carrier family 12 member 10, tandem duplicate 1, with protein MGQFISKRDGLVPGVHYSANKEGPLRYSPHHFDASSQQQNGSLQIPPTIVVSDVDSSGLEHRGSRMELRRSSFYSTLDLVPQLEHYASTLPNQQARSRPSLEALRRACEEEAGMQVTTIDPGVSHLPDSGYEQSQAPHGKAPVRFGWVTGVMVRCMLNIWGVILFLRLSWITSQAGILLTWLIILMSVVVTSVTALSISAIATNGRVTSGGAYFMISRSLGPEIGGPIGMVFSFANALGCALNTVGFAEVVRDLMQEFGVVMVDAINDVRIVGVITVTILLFISLAGMEWESKTQILFFIVLLVSFANYFVGTVIPPSLEKNAQGIFGYRSEIFISNLKPDWRGVGHNFFKMFAIFFPSTIGILSGANISGDLKDPATAIPKGTLMAIFWTTFSYLVITATIGSCVVRDASGNITDLLTGNITDGCVGLACNFGWNFTECIQSQSCDYGLANNNKVLGQVSGFYHLITAGVFAASLSSALGFLVSAPKVFQCLCRDNIYPYIGFFAKGYGKNDEPLRAYLLCYVIAVAFILIADLNNIAALISNFFLCSYSLINFSCFHASITNSPGWRPSFHYYSKWTALFGAVISVVLMFLFTWWAALTTFCIIFFLFGYVNYNKPKVNWGSSVQAGTYNMALSYSVSLSGVEDHVKNFRPQCLVLTGPPIQRPALVDFVGSFTKHISLMICGDIIMEQDRQTRPQDTTDWLVKWMNKRKVRSFYTPFNADSLRVGARHLLQASGLGKLKPNTLVLGFKANWRDSTAESIEDYINTIYDTFDSNYCLCILRMMDGLDISDQFDFEENQGFESDESIENDDQQSPERLSVDDISDRGDSDQIRTVFQNDQGKKTIDVYWIADDGGLTLLVPYLLTRRKYWHHSKVRVFIVGDEQNMEEGRNEMIALLKRFRLDINDVIVMTDSERRPHAKNLSRFVDSVAPFRLHDEQQEGISVEELRQNAPWKITDKEFEAFRLKSERKVRLNEIIRRNSQHAALVLVSLPVPHSDCPSALYMAWLDTLTCGLHCPAVLIRGNQQNVLTFYCQ; from the exons ATGGGGCAGTTCATATCCAAACGTGACGGGTTGGTCCCGGGTGTTCACTATTCAGCCAATAAAGAAGGACCTCTCAGGTACTCTCCACACCACTTTGATGCCAGCAGCCAGCAACAAAATGGAAGCCTCCAAATTCCTCCAACCATTGTTGTCTCAGACGTGGATTCAAG TGGCTTGGAGCACCGGGGCTCGAGGATGGAGCTACGGAGATCCTCCTTCTACAGCACGTTAGACCTGGTGCCACAGCTGGAGCATTATGCCAGCACGCTGCCAAATCAGCAGGCGAGGAGCCGACCATCTCTTGAGGCTCTCCGCAGGGCATGTGAG gaggaggcgggtATGCAGGTCACCACCATAGACCCAGGAGTTAGCCATCTGCCAGACAGTGGATATGAACAGTCACAAGCTCCACATGGGAAGGCTCCTGTTAGATTTGGCTGGGTGACTGGAGTCATG GTTCGTTGCATGCTGAATATCTGGGGAGTCATCCTGTTTCTCCGCCTATCTTGGATCACTTCTCAGGCAGGCATTT TGTTGACCTGGCTTATTATCCTGATGTCTGTGGTGGTGACCTCAGTAACTGCCCTCTCCATCTCTGCCATCGCCACCAATGGGAGGGTGACCTCAG GTGGGGCGTACTTCATGATCTCCCGCTCTCTGGGTCCTGAAATTGGTGGGCCAATTGGGATGGTGTTTTCCTTTGCCAACGCTTTGGGCTGTGCACTCAACACCGTTGGCTTTGCAGAGGTGGTCCGTGATCTAATGCAG GAGTTTGGTGTTGTCATGGTTGATGCAATCAATGATGTCCGTATCGTGGGCGTGATCACAGTGACTATTCTGCTGTTCATTTCATTGGCTGGAATGGAGTGGGAGTCCAAG aCCCAGATTCTGTTCTTTATAGTTCTCTTGGTCTCATTTGCCAACTACTTCGTGGGCACAGTCATACCACCCAGTCTGGAGAAAAATGCCCAGGGAATCTTTGGATACCGCA GTGAAATCTTCATATCAAATCTGAAACCAGACTGGAGAGGAGTTGGACACAACTTTTTCAAGATGTTTGCCATTTTCTTCCCCTCCACCATCGGCATCCTGTCTGGAGCCAACATCTCCGGAGACCTCAAA GACCCTGCTACTGCTATCCCTAAAGGCACCCTCATGGCCATTTTCTGGACTACATTCAGCTATCTAGTAATAACTGCAACTATTG GGTCGTGTGTGGTGCGGGACGCCTCTGGTAATATAACTGACCTTCTGACTGGAAACATCACTGATGGCTGTGTGGGTCTGGCTTGCAACTTTGGCTGGAACTTCACAGAGTGCATCCAGTCACAGTCTTGTGATTATGGTCTGGCCAACAATAATAAG GTactgggccaagtttcaggtttctatCACCTCATCACTGCTGGTGTCTTCGCAGCCAGCTTGTCGTCAGCACTCGGCTTCCTCGTCTCTGCCCCTAAAGTCTTTCAG TGTCTGTGCAGAGACAATATCTACCCGTACATTGGATTCTTTGCAAAGGGTTATGGGAAGAATGATGAGCCACTCCGAGCCTATTTACTCTGCTACGTCATTGCTGTGGCCTTCATTCTCATCG CTGACCTGAACAACATCGCAGCCTTGATCTCCAACTTCTTCCTGTGTTCCTACAGCCTCATCAACTTCAGCTGCTTTCACGCTTCAATCACCAACTCCCCCG GTTGGAGGCCGTCATTTCACTACTACAGTAAATGGACAGCTTTGTTTGGAGCAGTGATCTCTGTGGTGCTGATGTTCCTGTTCACCTGGTGGGCTGCTCTCACAACCTTCTGCATCATCTTCTTCCTGTTTGGATACGTCAACTACAACAAGCCAA AGGTAAACTGGGGTTCATCAGTCCAGGCGGGTACATACAACATGGCCTTGTCATACTCTGTTTCGCTGTCTGGCGTTGAGGATCATGTCAAGAATTTTAG ACCGCAATGTCTTGTCTTGACTGGGCCACCAATTCAGCGACCAGCCCTAGTGGACTTTGTCGGTTCCTTCACCAAACACATAAGCCTCATGATCTGTGGAGACATAATCATG GAGCAGGACAGGCAGACTCGGCCGCAGGATACCACAGATTGGTTGGTGAAGTGGATGAACAAGAGGAAGGTGCGCTCTTTTTATACTCCTTTCAACGCAGACAGCCTCAGAGTTGGAGCTCGACACTTGCTACAG gCTTCTGGTCTTGGAAAGTTAAAGCCCAACACTCTGGTCCTGGGCTTCAAGGCAAACTGGAGGGACAGTACTGCTGAGAGCATTGAAGATTATATCAACACCATATA TGATACCTTCGACTCCAACTACTGTTTGTGTATCTTGCGGATGATGGATGGGCTGGATATCTCTGACCAGTTTGATTTTGAAG AGAACCAGGGCTTCGAGTCTGATGAATCTATTGAAAATGATGACCAGCAGTCTCCTGAGAGGTTATCAG TTGATGACATCTCAGATAGAGGCGACAGTGATCAGATCAGGACAGTGTTTCAGAATGACCAGGGGAAGAAGACCATCGACGTCTACTGGATAGCTGATGACGGAG GTCTGACTCTGCTGGTGCCTTACCTGCTCACCAGGAGGAAATACTGGCACCACAGTAAGGTCAGGGTCTTCATCGTAGGAGATGAACAAAACATGGAGGAAGGCCGCAACGA GATGATTGCTCTGCTGAAGAGATTTCGTTTGGATATTAACGACGTTATAGTCATGACGGACAGTGAGAGGcgtccacacgccaagaa CCTGAGTAGGTTTGTGGACAGTGTTGCCCCCTTCAGGCTACATGATGAACAGCAGGAAGGCATCTCAGTGGAGGAACTGAGACAAAACGCCCCCTGGAAAATAACCGACAAAGAGTTTGAGGCCTTCAGacttaag TCTGAAAGAAAAGTGAGGCTGAACGAAATCATCCGAAGGAATTCCCAACATGCTGCTCTCGTGCTTGT